The following proteins come from a genomic window of Rhodohalobacter sp. 614A:
- a CDS encoding translocation/assembly module TamB domain-containing protein yields the protein MNTENEQSKRSYKGWIIAAVAILILGISGRLILKSDWLFNKLRGIAVEQANQQLQGSLSIGSIRGDVLNGFMIRDVSVQDTSSTQVAQIDSVNINYDFFSVLFSPHTIESVEVFGAEILVEQYADSTWNVLGLIPPADQPAQETEPLYWYVENFSLAGTNIEVRSEQYLPDDVLYVDRAFANLSAGMLESGISATLRDLGFAIRESRFPEAVDVYLAGAAQGDQYTLDSIVISTGRSVLRGSGQYEEGGELQQNIELSPLSWQDISEFAANVPIEQNIQLELSADGTLDNLRLTLDASADGLNQFQVQAILSLQEPMALNELSITVQGLNAPVLTGLENSPVIESVDLQGNGIVLFGSLSDSNWEGSVDIRQAGYQPYEFDHFTTHFSLEEGSLEVDGNIQYQNEQVALIASADSLFGTTPDWEFHVNTDQINPGVWLQNEEYAGNLNIRIDATGQGFDPSNFSSSADIIIAGREIQGQEFSRLAFSGSLNQDRIIGELTGQLQESNANMEIELYDWRSVPEYEFNLVMNRLNLAELNGLEEFPTYINGSIEGRGTSFDPQQMRMFAEANFDSSIVNGEEVRELNTDFRIENEFIIVDDGALQSPIADASFSFNQHLFDITNRANRLNFNASLKDLMPLAPLFEMERLESQGSISGNLGRSADGMLEFNGELELEDVVVDTLFNAEEISGRLTSYVIDEPELDLNVTLTEPSVYQKTVQDVELYLYAKKRETGTTGNIKINLSNGNESSLAHSGEFTIDSTRSTLLTQTLEFRTQLRELSLEEPFLTTVENSRVSVDTLTISTDQGEAFLKLWVPRVDSLVQEGGLDAQNLNVGVLQQTILKESYLDGYLNGSANLYNSPDSLDVSAEVHLTELELSSGQMDSLKVTMDVRQEWLTASLESWHESKKLAEGSFKVPFLPGDPLTFDDQFFERDVNGRFRVYESQLSYWLSFLPEGAPESTNGTVQMDAELGGIAGNPDLDGELTVSNGLFSGIRVDTVGVDIAYRHENEWLDLSGSIVRDQLRILDFEANLPFQVDLRQAQVDLPTSEDELFIDVTTNNFDLALLNSYVNRDRVRNISGRLEGAVTLSGVMNDLQTDGQMQLTRGSLRVIPAGITLNDVSSTMLFTAGGVELQSFSATSGPGRLRANGTVNLQNLEPGEMDISISANQFRLLNTSDYNAIINLSASLSGTAEEPRINGNLTFLNGFYYLQDFGESSVEEVELEGESETEESVSFYEALDMEMTVGFDRQFFIRNQQYLEMEVELGGQVDLVKEPNEDMQIFGTLEGVDGYASPLGKQFELEEALVSFYGPANNPELQIRSSYSPPQAAEVQIFYVIEGTLEEPEFRFESQPQMELQDILSYTLFGRPFYELESWEQVVAGSSNSPSAADYALQVVLDRVEMLASQRLGIDVVQIDNSRSGSNNTVIKTGWYLNRSTFFAILNEIDGSNPKTLFMLEIMLKDNLELIITQGDDTRQGIDLQWKRDY from the coding sequence TCGGTAAATATAAATTATGATTTTTTCTCGGTACTGTTCTCGCCTCACACCATTGAATCGGTGGAGGTTTTTGGCGCCGAGATACTTGTTGAACAGTATGCCGATTCAACATGGAATGTTTTAGGATTGATTCCACCCGCCGATCAGCCTGCCCAAGAAACGGAACCTCTCTATTGGTATGTTGAGAACTTTTCCCTCGCCGGAACCAACATCGAAGTGCGGTCCGAGCAATATTTGCCGGATGATGTACTTTATGTTGACCGGGCATTTGCAAATTTGTCGGCCGGAATGTTGGAGTCTGGTATTTCGGCAACTCTCAGGGATTTGGGATTTGCCATTCGTGAAAGCCGCTTTCCTGAAGCCGTTGACGTTTATCTTGCCGGTGCCGCGCAGGGAGACCAATACACGCTTGATTCCATTGTGATTAGTACCGGCCGGTCTGTGCTTCGCGGCTCGGGTCAATACGAAGAGGGTGGCGAGTTGCAGCAGAATATTGAACTCTCTCCCCTCTCCTGGCAGGATATTTCGGAATTTGCTGCAAATGTTCCCATCGAACAAAATATACAGCTTGAGCTGAGTGCAGACGGAACACTGGACAACCTGCGTCTTACCCTGGATGCTTCAGCAGATGGATTGAACCAATTTCAGGTTCAGGCCATTTTAAGTTTGCAAGAACCTATGGCGCTCAATGAGTTAAGCATTACGGTTCAAGGCTTGAATGCCCCGGTACTTACCGGTCTCGAAAATTCTCCTGTTATTGAGTCGGTAGATCTCCAGGGGAACGGAATCGTTTTATTCGGCTCACTTTCTGACTCGAACTGGGAGGGTTCGGTTGATATCCGGCAGGCAGGTTATCAACCATATGAATTTGACCATTTTACAACTCATTTTTCTTTGGAAGAGGGTTCTCTTGAAGTTGACGGGAATATCCAATATCAAAATGAACAGGTTGCTCTTATTGCCAGTGCAGATTCTCTATTTGGTACAACTCCGGATTGGGAATTCCATGTCAACACCGATCAAATTAATCCCGGTGTATGGTTGCAAAATGAGGAGTATGCAGGGAATCTGAATATCAGGATAGATGCTACCGGACAGGGTTTTGATCCGTCTAATTTTTCAAGCTCGGCAGATATCATTATTGCGGGCAGGGAAATCCAGGGACAGGAATTTTCCAGGTTGGCGTTTAGCGGCAGCCTCAATCAAGACAGAATTATTGGTGAGCTTACAGGCCAGCTCCAGGAAAGCAATGCAAATATGGAGATTGAATTATACGATTGGAGATCGGTTCCGGAGTATGAATTTAATCTGGTGATGAACCGCCTGAACCTCGCCGAACTGAATGGCCTTGAAGAGTTTCCAACCTATATTAATGGGAGTATTGAAGGTCGTGGCACATCATTTGATCCCCAACAAATGCGAATGTTTGCAGAGGCTAATTTTGATTCAAGTATTGTAAACGGGGAAGAAGTCCGGGAGTTGAATACGGATTTTCGAATTGAAAATGAGTTTATCATTGTAGATGATGGAGCCCTGCAAAGTCCCATTGCGGATGCATCCTTTTCATTTAACCAGCACCTGTTTGATATCACCAACCGGGCCAATCGTCTGAACTTCAACGCTTCATTAAAAGACCTGATGCCGCTGGCTCCCCTGTTCGAAATGGAAAGACTGGAATCCCAGGGATCCATCAGTGGAAATTTAGGACGCAGTGCCGATGGCATGCTCGAATTTAACGGCGAGCTGGAACTTGAAGATGTGGTTGTGGATACGCTGTTCAACGCCGAAGAAATATCGGGGCGGCTTACATCTTATGTTATTGATGAGCCTGAATTAGACCTGAACGTGACGCTTACTGAGCCGTCTGTCTACCAAAAAACGGTGCAGGATGTGGAGCTGTATCTCTACGCAAAAAAACGTGAGACTGGAACAACAGGCAATATCAAAATTAACTTAAGCAATGGAAATGAAAGCTCACTTGCTCATAGCGGGGAGTTCACAATCGACTCTACGAGGTCAACCCTACTCACTCAAACGCTTGAATTTCGCACTCAACTAAGAGAATTGTCACTTGAAGAACCCTTCCTGACAACCGTTGAGAACAGCAGGGTCAGTGTTGATACACTCACGATATCTACCGATCAGGGAGAGGCATTTTTAAAATTATGGGTTCCCAGGGTGGATTCGCTGGTACAAGAAGGCGGGTTGGACGCTCAAAATCTGAACGTGGGTGTATTGCAACAAACGATTTTGAAGGAAAGTTACCTGGATGGATATTTAAATGGTTCCGCGAATCTGTATAACAGTCCGGACAGCCTGGATGTTTCTGCGGAAGTGCATTTAACCGAACTCGAACTTTCATCCGGACAAATGGATTCGCTGAAAGTTACTATGGATGTCAGGCAAGAGTGGCTGACGGCTTCGCTGGAGAGCTGGCATGAGAGTAAAAAACTTGCAGAGGGTTCATTCAAAGTTCCCTTCCTGCCGGGCGATCCACTGACATTTGACGACCAGTTTTTTGAACGTGATGTAAATGGCCGGTTCCGTGTATACGAATCGCAATTAAGTTATTGGTTATCCTTCCTTCCTGAAGGGGCGCCGGAATCCACAAATGGTACTGTGCAGATGGACGCAGAACTAGGCGGTATTGCCGGTAACCCCGATTTAGATGGGGAGCTGACGGTTTCGAACGGTTTGTTTTCCGGGATAAGGGTTGATACCGTTGGCGTTGATATTGCTTACCGGCATGAAAATGAGTGGCTGGATCTGAGCGGTTCAATCGTAAGAGACCAGCTCAGAATTCTTGATTTTGAAGCTAATCTTCCTTTCCAGGTAGATTTAAGACAAGCCCAGGTAGATTTGCCAACCAGCGAAGACGAACTATTTATAGACGTAACAACAAACAATTTTGATCTTGCACTTTTAAACAGTTATGTGAACCGGGACAGAGTAAGAAACATCTCCGGGAGATTGGAAGGCGCCGTAACTCTGTCTGGGGTGATGAATGATTTGCAGACCGACGGACAAATGCAGCTTACCCGAGGTTCGTTACGGGTTATACCGGCGGGGATTACTTTGAATGATGTTTCATCAACGATGTTGTTTACGGCCGGAGGGGTTGAGCTGCAAAGCTTTTCTGCTACCAGCGGCCCCGGCAGATTAAGAGCAAACGGAACCGTTAATCTCCAAAACCTCGAGCCCGGTGAAATGGACATCAGTATTTCTGCCAATCAATTCCGGTTGCTCAATACATCGGATTATAATGCAATTATAAATCTGAGTGCATCACTGAGTGGCACGGCAGAAGAGCCGCGCATAAATGGAAATCTTACTTTCCTCAATGGATTTTACTACCTGCAGGATTTTGGCGAGAGTTCCGTCGAAGAAGTAGAACTTGAAGGTGAGAGTGAAACAGAGGAATCTGTCAGCTTTTACGAGGCCTTGGATATGGAAATGACCGTTGGTTTCGATCGGCAGTTCTTTATTCGAAATCAGCAGTACCTGGAAATGGAAGTAGAATTGGGAGGACAGGTAGATCTGGTTAAAGAGCCGAATGAAGACATGCAGATATTCGGTACGCTTGAAGGTGTGGACGGTTATGCCAGTCCTTTGGGAAAACAGTTTGAGCTTGAAGAGGCACTTGTATCGTTTTATGGACCTGCGAATAATCCTGAGCTACAAATCAGGAGTAGTTATTCGCCGCCACAGGCTGCCGAAGTACAAATTTTTTATGTGATAGAAGGAACTCTTGAAGAGCCGGAATTTCGGTTCGAAAGCCAGCCTCAGATGGAATTGCAGGATATTCTTAGTTATACTCTCTTTGGCAGGCCTTTTTACGAACTTGAATCATGGGAACAGGTGGTTGCCGGCAGCAGTAACAGCCCGTCCGCCGCTGACTATGCCCTTCAGGTAGTTCTGGACCGAGTTGAAATGCTTGCCTCACAACGGCTGGGAATTGATGTGGTTCAGATTGATAACTCCCGATCCGGCTCCAACAACACTGTTATTAAAACCGGTTGGTACCTGAACCGCTCCACGTTTTTTGCAATTCTGAACGAGATTGACGGATCAAATCCAAAAACGTTGTTTATGCTCGAAATTATGTTGAAGGACAATCTTGAACTGATCATCACCCAGGGAGACGACACCCGCCAGGGAATTGACCTGCAGTGGAAGCGGGATTATTGA